A region of Solibacillus isronensis DNA encodes the following proteins:
- a CDS encoding SMP-30/gluconolactonase/LRE family protein, translated as MKSKKGALTWTLVLVLSLITVTFAGAKALYETKPVPAEDRHDISEIIHQSSKWEKVATGSGFMEGINFDRKGNIWLVSPTTGEILTIKDNKVKTVLGDKDKLMPIGAKFHKDGRLFITDGKGELYSYNPATGERKTIVNSYDGKPLNGLNDLVFDETGGLYFTEPMGSSATHPTGRVFYLPPGETEAILFSENIAYPNGIAISANGQRVYISEFDKNQILSVPSVNAENSPESPFVFGRFEGGIGPDGLAVDAEGNLYVAHFQAGEVVVLDANGFKYGTIRLPEDAGTFATNLAFYDGYLYVTESSKNEVWRIQVKKKGLQPYGLN; from the coding sequence ATGAAGTCTAAAAAAGGTGCACTTACATGGACATTGGTTCTTGTCCTCTCCCTTATAACAGTCACATTCGCTGGTGCAAAGGCATTGTATGAAACAAAACCCGTGCCCGCAGAAGACAGACATGACATTTCTGAAATTATTCATCAGAGTAGTAAATGGGAAAAGGTTGCTACTGGTAGTGGATTCATGGAAGGTATTAACTTTGATCGTAAAGGAAACATCTGGTTAGTCAGCCCAACGACTGGTGAAATCCTAACTATTAAAGACAACAAAGTTAAAACAGTTTTAGGAGATAAAGATAAATTAATGCCAATTGGGGCAAAGTTCCACAAAGATGGTCGCTTATTTATTACGGACGGTAAAGGAGAACTTTATTCTTACAATCCCGCTACTGGTGAGCGCAAAACCATTGTCAATTCTTATGATGGAAAACCTTTAAACGGTTTAAATGACCTTGTTTTTGATGAAACAGGCGGACTTTACTTTACTGAGCCAATGGGTTCTAGTGCTACTCATCCAACAGGTCGCGTCTTCTACTTACCTCCTGGCGAAACTGAAGCGATCCTCTTCTCAGAGAATATTGCCTATCCAAACGGAATCGCAATTTCAGCAAATGGCCAGCGTGTCTATATTTCAGAGTTTGACAAAAATCAAATTTTATCTGTGCCTTCTGTAAATGCTGAAAATTCTCCTGAATCACCGTTTGTTTTCGGTCGTTTTGAAGGTGGAATTGGTCCGGATGGATTAGCTGTAGATGCTGAAGGTAATCTGTACGTAGCCCATTTCCAAGCTGGCGAAGTTGTAGTACTTGACGCCAATGGTTTTAAATACGGAACCATTCGCCTTCCTGAAGATGCAGGAACATTCGCAACCAATCTAGCTTTTTATGATGGATACCTCTACGTAACAGAATCATCAAA
- a CDS encoding MBL fold metallo-hydrolase, with the protein MHAIHKLGESFWYITPVSLTDRPILGMVVGSKKTLMIDAGNSEEHVNYFLEELKKRGISKPDLVVLTHWHWDHIFGLSALSDAVSIASTETKAEMEKLIPFSWSDEAIDARVKEGVEIEFCAKAIKEEYKNHRNINITLPDITIENRAEIDLGGVTCVVQHVGGDHAADSVIVYIKEEKILFLGDCIYPRLYAEKVHYTISETLRVLDLLDSFDAETYIPSHQQPISKENFNKEVTMLRTIAKYTEDCNGDQPKIVKKYEDYVNRELTEDELDTISDFVNGY; encoded by the coding sequence ATGCACGCTATACACAAATTAGGGGAAAGTTTTTGGTATATCACTCCAGTATCGTTGACTGACCGTCCGATTTTAGGGATGGTGGTTGGCAGTAAAAAGACATTAATGATTGATGCAGGCAACTCGGAAGAACATGTGAATTATTTTCTGGAGGAACTTAAAAAAAGGGGAATTTCTAAACCGGATTTAGTTGTTTTAACGCATTGGCATTGGGACCATATTTTTGGCCTTTCCGCATTATCTGATGCTGTTTCAATTGCGTCCACAGAGACTAAAGCGGAAATGGAGAAGCTTATCCCGTTTTCGTGGTCAGATGAAGCCATTGATGCACGAGTAAAAGAAGGCGTGGAAATTGAATTTTGCGCGAAAGCAATTAAGGAAGAATACAAAAATCACCGGAACATTAACATTACTTTGCCGGATATTACAATAGAGAATAGAGCAGAGATAGATCTAGGTGGAGTAACTTGTGTCGTACAACATGTGGGAGGGGACCATGCTGCAGATTCTGTCATTGTGTATATTAAAGAAGAGAAGATTCTGTTCCTTGGGGACTGCATTTATCCGAGATTGTATGCCGAAAAAGTACACTATACAATTAGTGAAACGTTACGAGTATTAGATCTATTGGACTCATTTGACGCAGAAACCTACATTCCTTCACACCAACAACCAATTTCAAAAGAAAATTTCAATAAAGAAGTTACTATGCTTAGAACGATTGCGAAATATACAGAGGATTGTAATGGGGATCAGCCGAAAATAGTGAAGAAATACGAAGACTATGTAAATAGGGAACTTACCGAAGATGAATTAGACACCATTTCCGATTTTGTAAATGGATATTAA